A region from the Sorex araneus isolate mSorAra2 chromosome 6, mSorAra2.pri, whole genome shotgun sequence genome encodes:
- the RTL6 gene encoding retrotransposon Gag-like protein 6 → MVQPRAAKLDAPAASAPAGAPLDDVVDTLTSLRLTNSALRREASTLRAEKANLTHMLESVMAELTLLRTRARIPGALQITPPVSAMASAGARPLTTPPTSLPEPFSGEPGQLAGFLMQMDRFMIFQASRFPGEAERVAFLVSRLTGEAERWAIPHMQPDSPLRNNYQGFLAELRRTYKSPLRHARRAQIRKTAASTRAVRERQLLCRQLAAGAPPAPCPVHPAAGGASPAPALPTRARHL, encoded by the coding sequence ATGGTGCAGCCGCGCGCCGCCAAGCTGGACGCCCCCGCCGCGTCGGCGCCCGCGGGCGCGCCGCTGGACGACGTGGTGGACACGCTGACCTCGCTGCGCCTGACCAACTCGGCGCTGCGGCGCGAGGCGTCCACGCTGCGGGCCGAGAAGGCCAACCTGACGCACATGCTGGAGAGCGTCATGGCCGAGCTGACGCTGCTGCGCACGCGGGCGCGCATCCCGGGCGCGCTGCAGATCACGCCGCCCGTGTCGGCCATGGCCTCGGCCGGCGCGCGCCCGCTGACCACGCCGCCCACGTCGCTGCCCGAGCCCTTCTCGGGCGAGCCGGGCCAGCTGGCCGGCTTTCTCATGCAGATGGACCGCTTCATGATCTTCCAGGCGTCGCGCTTCCCCGGCGAGGCGGAGCGCGTGGCCTTCCTGGTGTCGCGGCTGACCGGCGAGGCCGAGCGCTGGGCCATCCCGCACATGCAGCCCGACAGCCCGCTGCGCAACAACTACCAGGGCTTCCTGGCCGAGCTGCGCCGGACCTACAAGTCCCCGCTGCGGCACGCGCGCCGCGCGCAGATCCGCAAGACGGCCGCGTCCACGCGCGCCGTACGCGAGCGCCAGCTGCTGTGCCGCCAGCTGGCCGCgggcgcgccccccgcgccctgcCCCGTGCACCCGGCCGCCGGCGGggccagccccgcgcccgccctgcCCACGCGCGCGCGCCACCTCTGA